From Oncorhynchus nerka isolate Pitt River unplaced genomic scaffold, Oner_Uvic_2.0 unplaced_scaffold_2324, whole genome shotgun sequence, one genomic window encodes:
- the LOC135567237 gene encoding RNA-binding protein 25-like has product MEMEIALINDKKTSELEEVFKKIKEQQIELENMETDKYKWKQNQMDMEEKMEGEHNKQKERKKERGRKRDRERSKGREWRRDRKLWKEKKRDRERLKERLKNKDRDRERSKGREWRRDRKLWKEKKRDRERLKERLKKKDRQKQKEKEKEREKDNENQREMELKDQQQKEMEKEKMIMREREEAGRRKEGQ; this is encoded by the exons atggagatggagattgcCCTCATCAATGACAAAAAGACGTCTGAATTGGAGGAAGTCTTCAAGAAAATCAAGGAACAGCAGATAGAATTAGAAAATATGGAAACAGACAAATATAAATGGAAACAGAACCAAATGGACatggaggagaagatggagggtGAGCACAACaaacagaaagag aggaagaaagagagagggagaaagagagacagagagagatcaaaaggaagagaatggagaagagacagaaaattatggaaagagaagaagagagacagagagagattgaaagagagattgaagaacaaagat agagacagagagagatcaaaaggaagagaatggagaagagacagaaaattatggaaagagaagaagagagacagagagagattgaaagagagattgaAGAAGAAAGAT agacagaaacaaaaggagaaggagaaagaaagggagaaagacaatgagaatcagagagagatggaattaaAAGATCAGCaacagaaagagatggagaaagaaaagATGAttatgagagaaagggaggaagcaggaagaagaaaggaggggcag